A genome region from Scyliorhinus canicula chromosome 16, sScyCan1.1, whole genome shotgun sequence includes the following:
- the vax1 gene encoding ventral anterior homeobox 1 isoform X1 produces MEVRCNREPIMEAESSRGLKNGLREGKDTSSNSRDSHGNLRNSLMQDQQETFSASTVSEDCNKTKSSTSDPDYCRRILVRDAKGSIREIILPKGLDLDRPKRTRTSFTAEQLYRLEMEFQRCQYVVGRERTELARQLNLSETQVKVWFQNRRTKQKKDQGKDSDVRSTASETAATCSVLRLLEQGRMLSPPGLSGLLPCASSTLGSALRAPVVGLGTTLGTSSLTVGTSGAPTLTSSHSGHNVFSMPVPSLLGTVTTRLASPLTVTGSLTGNLQELSARYLSSSAFEPYSRNGKREAMDKKIMD; encoded by the exons ATGGAAGTCAGATGCAATCGGGAACCAATAATGGAAGCTGAGTCGAGCAGAGGTTTAAAGAATGGACTCCGAGAGGGGAAAGACACCAGCTCGAATTCAAGGGATTCTCACGGTAACCTTCGGAATTCTTTGATGCAGGATCAGCAGGAGACTTTCTCAGCTTCTACCGTCTCCGAAGACTGCAATAAAACAAAATCTAGTACTAGTGACCCGGACTATTGTAGACGAATTCTTGTAAGAG ATGCCAAGGGATCCATAAGAGAAATAATTCTGCCCAAAGGGCTGGATCTTGATCGGCCCAAACGCACCCGAACGTCTTTCACCGCCGAACAGCTGTATCGTTTAGAAATGGAGTTCCAGCGCTGTCAGTACGTCGTGGGACGCGAGAGGACCGAATTGGCTCGACAGCTCAACTTGTCAGAAACTCAG GTGAAAGTCTGGTTTCAAAACCGACGCACGAAGCAGAAAAAGGACCAAGGGAAAGATTCCGACGTGCGGTCGACGGCTTCCGAGACGGCGGCAACCTGCAGCGTGCTGCGGCTGCTGGAGCAGGGCAGGATGCTGTCCCCGCCTGGCTTATCCGGCCTCCTACCCTGCGCCTCCAGCACCCTGGGATCGGCTCTGCGTGCTCCCGTGGTGGGCCTGGGCACCACGCTGGGCACTTCGTCACTCACAGTGGGGACCTCAGGAGCGCCGACACTGACCAGCAGCCACTCCGGACACAACGTTTTCAGTATGCCGGTACCGTCTCTGCTCGGGACGGTGACCACCAGGCTCGCCTCGCCCTTAACTGTAACCGGATCATTGACGGGGAACTTGCAGGAACTATCTGCTAGATACTTGAGCTCTTCCGCTTTCGAGCCCTATTCCAGGAATGGCAAAAGAGAAGCAATGGACAAAAAAATAATGGACTAA
- the vax1 gene encoding ventral anterior homeobox 1 isoform X2 has translation MRSLLSSTAKIDANCMICSPGLFEEDAKGSIREIILPKGLDLDRPKRTRTSFTAEQLYRLEMEFQRCQYVVGRERTELARQLNLSETQVKVWFQNRRTKQKKDQGKDSDVRSTASETAATCSVLRLLEQGRMLSPPGLSGLLPCASSTLGSALRAPVVGLGTTLGTSSLTVGTSGAPTLTSSHSGHNVFSMPVPSLLGTVTTRLASPLTVTGSLTGNLQELSARYLSSSAFEPYSRNGKREAMDKKIMD, from the exons ATGCGCAGCTTGCTGTCTTCAACCGCCAAAATCGATGCTAACTGCATGATCTGCAGTCCTGGGCTATTTGAGGAGG ATGCCAAGGGATCCATAAGAGAAATAATTCTGCCCAAAGGGCTGGATCTTGATCGGCCCAAACGCACCCGAACGTCTTTCACCGCCGAACAGCTGTATCGTTTAGAAATGGAGTTCCAGCGCTGTCAGTACGTCGTGGGACGCGAGAGGACCGAATTGGCTCGACAGCTCAACTTGTCAGAAACTCAG GTGAAAGTCTGGTTTCAAAACCGACGCACGAAGCAGAAAAAGGACCAAGGGAAAGATTCCGACGTGCGGTCGACGGCTTCCGAGACGGCGGCAACCTGCAGCGTGCTGCGGCTGCTGGAGCAGGGCAGGATGCTGTCCCCGCCTGGCTTATCCGGCCTCCTACCCTGCGCCTCCAGCACCCTGGGATCGGCTCTGCGTGCTCCCGTGGTGGGCCTGGGCACCACGCTGGGCACTTCGTCACTCACAGTGGGGACCTCAGGAGCGCCGACACTGACCAGCAGCCACTCCGGACACAACGTTTTCAGTATGCCGGTACCGTCTCTGCTCGGGACGGTGACCACCAGGCTCGCCTCGCCCTTAACTGTAACCGGATCATTGACGGGGAACTTGCAGGAACTATCTGCTAGATACTTGAGCTCTTCCGCTTTCGAGCCCTATTCCAGGAATGGCAAAAGAGAAGCAATGGACAAAAAAATAATGGACTAA